From Lycium ferocissimum isolate CSIRO_LF1 chromosome 12, AGI_CSIRO_Lferr_CH_V1, whole genome shotgun sequence, one genomic window encodes:
- the LOC132039218 gene encoding large ribosomal subunit protein uL22y-like — protein MEVADYDRRLEGSRTFSRAPAGQAWWAVCCRILVSPYIPAKNRHSNGQGRWPVKSSRFILDLLKNAESNAEVKGLDVDSLFISHIQVNEAQKQRRRTYRAHGRINPYMSHPCHIELTLSEKEESVKKEPETQLASRKTKA, from the exons ATGGAGGTCGCAGATTATGATAGAAGGTTAGAAGGTTCTCGAACGTTTTCTCGCGCTCCTGCTGGACAGGCTTGGTGGGCAGTTTGTTGCAGAATACTTGTTTCTCCTTACATACCG GCAAAGAATCGCCATTCAAATGGTCAAGGACGTTGGCCTGTGAAATCAAGTAGGTTTATTCTAGATTTACTCAAAAATGCTGAGAGCAATGCTGAGGTTAAAGGCTTGGATGTGGATTCACTTTTCATTTCTCACATCCAAGTAAATGAAGCACAAAAACAGAGGCGCCGCACGTACCGAGCACATGGACGAATCAACCCCTATATGTCTCACCCTTGCCATATTGAGTTGACATTGTCTGAGAAGGAAGAGTCCGTCAAGAAGGAGCCGGAGACACAGTTGGCTTCTAGAAAGACAAAGGCGTAA
- the LOC132039217 gene encoding uncharacterized protein LOC132039217, with amino-acid sequence MVTVRVVLAMAAANDWCLHQMDVSNAFLQGDLFEEYFWELRLPRSKRGVLINRKFVRIDWALSGSRHIGTFMEYNLKLTSVEYDEYVDDKDKKDGDEARRIYFIDPSSYQRLVGKLVYTYR; translated from the exons ATGGTAACTGTGAGGGTTGTTCTAGCTATGGCTGCTGCTAATGATTGGTGCTTACATCAAATGGATGTTTCAAACGCTTTTTTACAGGGTGATCTATTTGAGGAG TATTTCTGGGAATTGAGATTGCCGAGGTCAAAGAGAGGCGTCTTGATTAATCGAAAGTTTGTTAGAATTGATTGGGCATTGTCGGGATCAAGACACATTGGTACATTTATGGAGTATAATTTGAAGCTCACATCTGTGGAGTATGATGAATATGTAGATGACAAAGACAAGAAGGATGGTGACGAGGCAAGAAGGATCTACTTCATCGATCCTAGCTCATATCAAAGACTAGTGGGAAAACTAGTGTACACTTACCGCTGA